A part of Perca fluviatilis chromosome 15, GENO_Pfluv_1.0, whole genome shotgun sequence genomic DNA contains:
- the mreg gene encoding melanoregulin, with protein sequence MGSAFKKLCCCCCCDSGDDDDEDEEKQPLMPQDPLEYFNREVQKRRDEETNLWSEPGDPSHSERDDDRVLYGLLQARNKTRMGSTGYRRLSIGIDAMRDTRREVRDKWKTVMENLGFTAEADSLLTVSAGASYDRMRNAPAARAMLNTLHSETSIFSSREPPPERYLLILDRLLYLDIAEDFLEKARSFYPPKDDSDEEESGLAINLPLLLARVEAMNGKGNEEEDEDESGGDDGNLSDRS encoded by the exons ATGGGTTCAGCATTTAAgaagctctgctgctgctgctgctgcgatAGTGGTGACGACGATGACGAAGATGAGGAAAAGCAGCCTTTAATGCC TCAGGATCCGTTGGAGTATTTTAACCGTGAAGTCCAGAAGCGTCGTGATGAGGAGACCAACCTGTGGAGTGAGCCAGGAGACCCCAGCCACTCGGAGAGAGATGACGACCGGGTCCTATACGGCCTGCTGCAGGCCAGGAACAAGACCCGCATGGGATCCACG GGCTATCGCCGACTAAGTATTGGCATCGATGCCATGAGAGATACCCGTCGAGAGGTCAGAGACAAATGGAAGACAGTCATGGAGAACTTAG GTTTCACGGCGGAGGCCGACTCGCTGCTGACGGTGTCTGCTGGAGCCTCATATGACCGTATGCGTAATGCCCCCGCAGCACGTGCCATGCTTAATACGCTCCACAGTGAGACTTCCATCTTCAGCAGCAGAGAGCCACCACCAGAGAGATATCTACTAATCCTG GATCGTCTCCTGTATCTAGATATAGCTGAAGATTTTCTGGAAAAGGCAAGGAGCTTCTATCCTCCAAAGGATGATTCTGACGAGGAGGAGTCGGGCCTTGCCATAAACCTGCCGTTGCTGCTGGCCAGGGTAGAGGCCATGAACGGAAAAGGcaatgaagaagaagatgaggaCGAGAGCGGAGGAGATGATGGAAACTTAAGTGACAGATCTTAA
- the stard3 gene encoding stAR-related lipid transfer protein 3 isoform X2 gives MPGGDYGELGGSLPAIASLNASYSTSLSLPSPYLLPPAERRAISDVRRTFCLFVTFDLLFISLLWIIELNLLALFRFLCLQVGYAAFRLKHWWVIAVTTLVTSVFLVVKVIISSLLSQNAFGYVIPITSFVVAWLETWFLDFKVLPQEADDERAYLAAVNAACERAPMIYPRAVSDGQFYSPPESVAGSEEDLDEEGLGRKAVTTQEKEYVRQGREAMSVVEQILAQEENWKYEKNNDMGDCVYTLEIPFHGKTFILKALMQCPAELVYQEVILQPEKMVQWNRTVSACQILQRVDDNTLVSYDVASGAAGGVVSARDFVNVRRVERRRDCYLSAGMATDHDGKPSSGRYVRGENGPGGFVVLKSSSNPSVCTFIWVLNTDLKGRLPRYLIHQSLAATMFEFMSHLRQRIAELRPSFRSHQHT, from the exons ATGCCGGGTGGAGACTATGGGGAGCTCGGGGGCAGCCTCCCTGCCATCGCCTCCCTGAATGCTTCCTACTCTACATCTCTGTCCCTCCCTTCCCCGTACCTGTTGCCACCCGCAGAGCGCAGGGCCATCTCTGACGTCCGCCGCACCTTCTGTCTCTTCGTGACATTCGATCTGCTCTTCATCTCCCTTCTGTGGATTATTGAGCTGAAT CTGCTTGCCTTGTTTCGTTTCCTGTGTCTCCAAGTGGGTTATGCTGCTTTTCGGTTGAAGCATTGGTGGGTCATTGCG GTTACCACTCTAGTGACCAGCGTCTTCCTCGTTGTTAAGGTCATCATATCTAGT CTCCTTTCCCAGAATGCCTTTGGCTATGTGATACCCATCACTTCGTTTGTGGTGGCCTGGCTGGAGACCTGGTTCCTTGACTTCAAGGTGCTCCCTCAGGAGGCCGACGACgagagag CCTACCTGGCAGCGGTGAACGCAGCCTGTGAACGAGCCCCCATGATCTACCCCCGCGCTGTTTCAGACGGACAGTTTTACTCTCCGCCTGAATCTGTCGCAG GATCTGAAGAGGATCTGGATGAGGAGGGTCTTGGACGCAAAGCTGTCACTACACAG GAGAAGGAGTATGTCAGACAGGGTCGTGAGGCCATGTCTGTGGTAGAGCAGATCTTAGCCCAGGAGGAAAACTGGaagtatgaaaaaaataat GACATGGGAGACTGTGTCTACACTCTGGAGATTCCCTTCCATGGAAAGACTTTCATTCTGAAG gCCTTAATGCAGTGTCCTGCTGAGCTTGTGTATCAGGAGGTAATTCTGCAACCAGAGAAGATGGTCCAGTGGAACAGAACTGTTTCCGCCTGCCAG ATCCTTCAGAGGGTTGACGACAACACACTAGTATCATATGATGTGGCCTCTggagcagcagggggagttgTGTCTGCGAG GGATTTTGTTAATGTTCGACGGGTGGAACGCAGACGAGACTGCTACCTGTCTGCTGGCATGGCAACTGACCACGACGGCAAACCTTCAAGCGGTCGCTACGTCAG GGGCGAGAACGGTCCCGGAGGATTTGTGGTGCTCAAATCCAGCAGCAACCCGTCCGTCTGCACCTTCATCTGGGTCCTCAACACAGACTTGAAG GGCCGACTGCCCCGCTACCTCATCCACCAGAGTCTGGCCGCCACCATGTTTGAATTCATGTCCCATTTACGGCAACGTATCGCTGAGCTGCGGCCCTCATTCCGCTCCCACCAACACACATAA
- the stard3 gene encoding stAR-related lipid transfer protein 3 isoform X1, whose amino-acid sequence MPGGDYGELGGSLPAIASLNASYSTSLSLPSPYLLPPAERRAISDVRRTFCLFVTFDLLFISLLWIIELNISSSIWDSLKNEVVLYDYRSSFFDIFLLALFRFLCLQVGYAAFRLKHWWVIAVTTLVTSVFLVVKVIISSLLSQNAFGYVIPITSFVVAWLETWFLDFKVLPQEADDERAYLAAVNAACERAPMIYPRAVSDGQFYSPPESVAGSEEDLDEEGLGRKAVTTQEKEYVRQGREAMSVVEQILAQEENWKYEKNNDMGDCVYTLEIPFHGKTFILKALMQCPAELVYQEVILQPEKMVQWNRTVSACQILQRVDDNTLVSYDVASGAAGGVVSARDFVNVRRVERRRDCYLSAGMATDHDGKPSSGRYVRGENGPGGFVVLKSSSNPSVCTFIWVLNTDLKGRLPRYLIHQSLAATMFEFMSHLRQRIAELRPSFRSHQHT is encoded by the exons ATGCCGGGTGGAGACTATGGGGAGCTCGGGGGCAGCCTCCCTGCCATCGCCTCCCTGAATGCTTCCTACTCTACATCTCTGTCCCTCCCTTCCCCGTACCTGTTGCCACCCGCAGAGCGCAGGGCCATCTCTGACGTCCGCCGCACCTTCTGTCTCTTCGTGACATTCGATCTGCTCTTCATCTCCCTTCTGTGGATTATTGAGCTGAAT ATCTCCAGCTCAATCTGGGACAGCTTAAAAAATGAGGTCGTCCTTTATGACTACAGATCTTCCTTCTTTGACATCTTT CTGCTTGCCTTGTTTCGTTTCCTGTGTCTCCAAGTGGGTTATGCTGCTTTTCGGTTGAAGCATTGGTGGGTCATTGCG GTTACCACTCTAGTGACCAGCGTCTTCCTCGTTGTTAAGGTCATCATATCTAGT CTCCTTTCCCAGAATGCCTTTGGCTATGTGATACCCATCACTTCGTTTGTGGTGGCCTGGCTGGAGACCTGGTTCCTTGACTTCAAGGTGCTCCCTCAGGAGGCCGACGACgagagag CCTACCTGGCAGCGGTGAACGCAGCCTGTGAACGAGCCCCCATGATCTACCCCCGCGCTGTTTCAGACGGACAGTTTTACTCTCCGCCTGAATCTGTCGCAG GATCTGAAGAGGATCTGGATGAGGAGGGTCTTGGACGCAAAGCTGTCACTACACAG GAGAAGGAGTATGTCAGACAGGGTCGTGAGGCCATGTCTGTGGTAGAGCAGATCTTAGCCCAGGAGGAAAACTGGaagtatgaaaaaaataat GACATGGGAGACTGTGTCTACACTCTGGAGATTCCCTTCCATGGAAAGACTTTCATTCTGAAG gCCTTAATGCAGTGTCCTGCTGAGCTTGTGTATCAGGAGGTAATTCTGCAACCAGAGAAGATGGTCCAGTGGAACAGAACTGTTTCCGCCTGCCAG ATCCTTCAGAGGGTTGACGACAACACACTAGTATCATATGATGTGGCCTCTggagcagcagggggagttgTGTCTGCGAG GGATTTTGTTAATGTTCGACGGGTGGAACGCAGACGAGACTGCTACCTGTCTGCTGGCATGGCAACTGACCACGACGGCAAACCTTCAAGCGGTCGCTACGTCAG GGGCGAGAACGGTCCCGGAGGATTTGTGGTGCTCAAATCCAGCAGCAACCCGTCCGTCTGCACCTTCATCTGGGTCCTCAACACAGACTTGAAG GGCCGACTGCCCCGCTACCTCATCCACCAGAGTCTGGCCGCCACCATGTTTGAATTCATGTCCCATTTACGGCAACGTATCGCTGAGCTGCGGCCCTCATTCCGCTCCCACCAACACACATAA
- the LOC120574099 gene encoding telethonin: MMPVNTVLEKSNGVVVGAELTCSLWEENKAHRESYSADWHSVSLKTQPQDRQTMNMNDDSRRETLSRQWQARPLKQICPSGVFRVGTVERGVREHQLLPKRKTLPLPIFTPAELGVRLGRGAPHTEEDLHTFPTPDGVCPSKRTVDEITRDLPPVKPTLMEFFKAPRDLGRSMSQEAQRG; the protein is encoded by the exons ATGATGCCAGTCAATACCGTCCTGGAGAAGAGTAACGGTGTGGTGGTGGGAGCTGAGCTGACCTGCAGCCTATGGGAGGAGAACAAGGCTCACAGGGAGAGCTACAGCGCTGACTGGCATAGTGTCAGTCTCAAGACTCAACCTCAGGACAG ACAGACAATGAACATGAATGACGACTCTCGTAGGGAGACTCTTTCCCGGCAGTGGCAGGCCCGTCCGCTGAAACAGATCTGCCCCTCTGGTGTCTTCAGGGTGGGCACTGTGGAAAGAGGGGTGAGGGAGCACCAGCTGCTGCCAAAGAGAAAAACCCTCCCCTTGCCAATCTTCACCCCCGCAGAGTTGGGCGTCAGGCTTGGACGTGGAGCCCCACACACCGAGGAGGACCTGCATACCTTCCCCACCCCAGACGGAGTCTGTCCCAGTAAGAGGACCGTGGACGAGATCACAAGAGACCTCCCCCCAGTCAAGCCAACCCTCATGGAGTTCTTCAAAGCACCCAGAGACCTGGGTCGCTCCATGTCTCAAGAGGCCCAGAGAgggtga